One segment of Psychromonas sp. psych-6C06 DNA contains the following:
- the aroC gene encoding chorismate synthase: MAGSSIGQLFKVTTFGESHGAALGCIIDGIPPNLEICEADLQHDLDRRRPGQSRYTTMRQEGDQVKILSGVFEGKTTGCSIGLIIENTDQRSKDYSAIKDLFRPGHADYTYHQKYGHRDYRGGGRSSARETAMRVAAGAIAKKYLKELLGIEIHGYLSQLGDITPDVIDWNEVENNPFFFPDTSKIPALEDYMKALIKEGNSVGAKVTVVASGVPVGLGEPVFDRLDAELAHSLMSINAVKGVEFGDGFAVANQKGTEHRDELTPEGFLSNHAGGVLGGISTGQDIVASIALKPTSSLTIAGRTITTDGEATEMITKGRHDPCVGIRAVPIAEAQMAITLLDHLLRHRAQNLHVTTNTPQIK; encoded by the coding sequence ATGGCAGGAAGTAGTATTGGTCAACTTTTTAAAGTGACAACATTTGGTGAGAGCCACGGTGCAGCATTAGGCTGTATTATCGATGGTATTCCACCCAACCTTGAGATTTGTGAAGCGGATTTACAACACGATTTAGATCGTCGTCGCCCAGGGCAGTCTCGCTATACCACGATGCGTCAAGAGGGCGATCAGGTTAAAATCCTTTCTGGTGTATTTGAAGGAAAAACAACGGGTTGTAGTATTGGTTTAATTATCGAAAATACTGACCAACGTTCAAAAGATTATTCTGCAATTAAAGATCTTTTCCGCCCTGGCCATGCTGATTACACTTATCATCAGAAATATGGACACCGTGATTACCGTGGTGGTGGCCGTTCATCAGCTCGTGAAACGGCGATGCGTGTGGCTGCTGGTGCAATTGCTAAAAAATATTTAAAAGAGTTATTAGGTATTGAGATCCATGGTTACCTGAGTCAATTAGGTGATATTACACCGGATGTGATTGACTGGAACGAAGTGGAAAATAATCCCTTTTTCTTCCCTGATACCAGTAAAATTCCAGCACTTGAAGATTACATGAAAGCATTAATTAAAGAGGGTAACTCTGTTGGTGCCAAAGTGACTGTGGTTGCCTCTGGTGTGCCGGTTGGTTTAGGTGAGCCTGTCTTTGATCGTTTAGATGCAGAGCTTGCACACTCGCTAATGAGCATTAATGCCGTTAAAGGGGTGGAGTTTGGTGATGGTTTTGCGGTGGCTAACCAAAAAGGTACTGAGCATCGTGATGAGTTAACGCCAGAGGGCTTTTTATCTAATCATGCTGGTGGTGTGTTAGGCGGTATTTCAACAGGGCAAGATATTGTTGCTTCAATTGCGCTTAAACCCACTTCAAGTTTAACTATTGCGGGACGTACTATCACCACTGATGGTGAAGCAACGGAGATGATCACTAAAGGCCGTCATGATCCCTGTGTTGGTATTCGTGCTGTGCCGATTGCTGAAGCACAAATGGCGATCACTTTATTAGATCACCTGCTACGCCATCGTGCTCAAAACCTACATGTGACCACCAACACCCCACAAATCAAATAG
- a CDS encoding LysR family transcriptional regulator has translation MNITLKQLQVFICITQEKTMTAAAEKLFLSKPAVSMSLAELEKQLGHPLFERKNNRLFINDLGKQLLPLADEQIERSKLINTLFSDKNQLNGKLAIGASNTLGNHLLPFLLSDFRKQFQLYDQSLLIDNSQTISEQIKEYELDIGLVEANLFDSEITSVKWLQDEMVIVCHSGHPLNNKKYLTIEDLENQQWILREQGSGTRAFFLNKIGCKLSGYHISLELKSTEAIINSTSAGLGLACISKVAARHALADKRLKQLIINVDMHRDYWLIWHKDRYQSPLIKTFIDFAKQWQQPF, from the coding sequence ATGAATATAACGCTAAAACAGTTGCAGGTATTTATCTGCATCACACAAGAAAAAACCATGACGGCAGCCGCTGAAAAGCTTTTTTTAAGTAAACCGGCGGTCAGCATGAGTCTTGCTGAGCTAGAAAAGCAGCTTGGACACCCACTTTTTGAGCGAAAAAATAACCGACTGTTTATTAACGACCTCGGTAAACAATTATTACCGTTAGCAGATGAGCAAATTGAGCGTAGTAAATTAATTAACACATTATTTTCAGACAAAAATCAACTCAATGGAAAGCTGGCGATTGGTGCGAGTAATACGCTTGGTAATCACCTACTTCCTTTTTTGCTTTCTGATTTTAGGAAACAATTTCAACTTTATGATCAATCACTGCTTATTGATAACAGTCAGACCATCAGTGAACAGATAAAAGAATATGAATTGGACATCGGCCTTGTCGAGGCAAATCTATTTGATAGTGAAATCACTTCAGTAAAATGGTTACAAGATGAAATGGTGATCGTCTGCCATAGCGGTCACCCCTTGAACAACAAGAAATACCTCACTATTGAGGATTTAGAAAATCAGCAATGGATTTTACGTGAGCAAGGCTCAGGTACGCGAGCATTCTTTTTAAATAAAATTGGGTGTAAGCTTAGTGGCTATCATATTTCACTGGAACTAAAAAGCACCGAAGCGATTATTAATAGTACCAGTGCAGGATTAGGTTTAGCGTGTATTTCAAAAGTAGCTGCACGTCATGCCTTAGCAGATAAACGCTTAAAGCAATTAATCATTAATGTGGACATGCACCGAGATTATTGGCTGATATGGCATAAAGATCGTTACCAAAGTCCACTGATCAAAACCTTTATCGACTTTGCAAAACAGTGGCAACAGCCTTTTTAA